One Pecten maximus chromosome 16, xPecMax1.1, whole genome shotgun sequence DNA window includes the following coding sequences:
- the LOC117345073 gene encoding DNA fragmentation factor subunit alpha-like, with translation MSTARPFRIWSYDRSVKKGIIASSLNDLVQKGRAKVGISPEESVRVVLEEDGTEIDDDDYFLFLPHNTTLMLLTRDQRWAVEGKEGRSGQDEPDFMSSNEGQQISERTRELITGLQRDITRLIAFSNDDLQGVIDLSVPALASLLHDTESFAEAVQEACQRHLDERMQTSEAMDLLRLYHTSRQNSNLIIGEESSSKRQKSANT, from the exons ATGAGTACTGCCAGACCATTCAGGATTTGGAGTTATGACAGGAGTGTGAAGAAGGGAATCATTGCTTCCTCCTTGAATGACCTTGTTCAGAAAG GTAGGGCGAAGGTGGGTATCTCACCTGAGGAGTCTGTGCGGGTAGTACTAGAGGAAGATGGTACAgagattgatgatgatgattacttCCTGTTCCTCCCACATAACACAACACTGATGCTCCTTACCAGGGATCAACGCTGGGCAGTGGAAGGCAAAG aGGGTCGATCAGGACAAGATGAGCCAGATTTTATGTCCAGTAATGAGGGACAACAAATATCTGAAAGGACAAGGGAGCTGATCACTGGTCttcaaagggacataactcgtcTTATAGCCTTCTCCAATGATGACTTACAG GGTGTCATTGACCTCAGCGTCCCAGCTTTAGCCAGTCTTCTCCATGACACAGAAAGTTTCGCGGAGGCAGTACAGGAGGCGTGCCAGCGCCACCTAGATGAGAGAATGCAGACATCTGAGGCAATGGACCTGCTGCGGTTATATCACACGTCCAGACAAAACAGTAATCTCATTATCGGGGAGGAATCCTCGTCAAAGCGACAAAAATCTGCAAACACTTGA